Proteins encoded within one genomic window of Gadus macrocephalus chromosome 18, ASM3116895v1:
- the LOC132447005 gene encoding uncharacterized protein LOC132447005, translating to MGDPPWVPSYFKIINTSNGYISGFVQTQKELESLLEVHSRATLTSFVKWSEHIKDGTKERHLWQVEDFNEDTPLCVKKRMVLACQHGRARQKKEKEKRSAEHVYTKKRFHVQNGKKLDCPAKLFIRHVLRYDSFSVRGDATKSHKEDTMRNLKIALQNSENPPTSTFIHLKIPLLEVHNHTIGAGSCFSRPIHPKLKNQIQVMVGQGITNIAFVKRALKQYVLNDLCGEDLQRPHNNDEAYFPSNTTIQNHIHMALVAGRYSALDQENLAKKVAEWKVEDEGNRFFSYISTTNKYGSCSDMGKWMCVYVLKSGCV from the exons ATCCACCCTGGGTACCGTcgtattttaaaataataaatacaagcaATGGATACATTTCTGGATTTGTCCAGACTCAAAAAGAATTGGAGAGTCTGCTGGAGGTCCACTCAAGGGCCACACTGACATCGTTTGTCAAATG GTCTGAACACATAAAAGATGGCACCAAAGAGAGGCATCTATGGCAGGTGGAGGATTTCAATGAAGACACCCCTCTATGTGTAAAGAAAAGAATGGTCCTTGCTTGTCAGCATGGCAGAGCTcgacagaaaaaagaaaag GAGAAACGTTCAGCAGAGCATGTATACACAAAAAAACGTTTTCATGTCCAAAATGGGAAGAAGTTGGACTGCCCAGCTAAACTTTTCATTCGGCATGTGCTGAG aTATGACTCATTCAGTGTGAGAGGGGATGCCACAAAATCCCATAAAGAAGACACTATGAGAAATCTTAAGATAGCACTTCAAAACTCAGAAAACCCACCAACCTCTACATTCATTCATCTAAAAATTCCTCTATTGGAAGTTCACAATCATACAATTGGAGCAGGATCCTGTTTTTCAAGACCGATCCATCCAAAACTAAAAAATCAAATTCAGGTGATGGTCGGACAAGGGATAACTAATATAGCTTTCGTGAAGAGAGCCTTGAAGCAGTATGTGCTAAATGACTTGTGTGGAGAGGATCTCCAGCGGCCGCACAACAACGATGAAGCATATTTTCCATCGAACACAACTATCCAGAATCACATTCACATGGCATTAGTGGCTGGTCGTTACTCTGCGCTGGATCAGGAGAATCTTGCAAAGAAAGTGGCAGAATGGAAGGTTGAAGATGAGGGCAATCGTTTCTTTTCATACAT